The Cryptomeria japonica chromosome 2, Sugi_1.0, whole genome shotgun sequence region ctaaacatctcaacaaatttcccaagctttggttaactacttatcagtctgtggatgaaaagaaGAACTTAACTTCAAAactgttttcatcttcttccaaagtgttctccaaaaataaccaacaaacttggtgtctctgtctgaaactatgctcttaggtaatccatgcaatctcactacttccttgaaaaataggtctggtacatgtaatgcatcttatgtcttcttacaaggtatgaaatgagccatctttgagaatctatccactaccacaaatatagaatcattccctcttggtgttttaggcaattcaagtatgaaatccatgcttatatcctcccaaggacttaccggtactatcaaaggtttatacaatcccacattctgactacttccctttgcaacttgacaaactctacaactttgcacatatttcctaacatccttatgaatctggggccaagagtaattctcactcaccaatggtactgttttgtcaataccaaaatgtccagctaatcctccactgtgtttctcctttatcagattctctctcatagaactcttaggtatgcacaactgaactcctttgaataacatcccatcctaaatgaagtaatccaaccacttgcttctatctatcgtaaccagttctctacatgctctctgaggttctgcaaaattcgggtcatcatcatgcaaggtcttcaattcctcaaatcctaatattgtcactctcatctttgtcagcaaattccttctcctactcagtgcatcaacaactttgttagatttcccacttctatgcttcaacacaaaggtgtaactctgcaaaaattctacccatctcatatgtctctgattcaatttACTCTGATTATTCAAATACTATAAAGCTTGATGAttcgtatacaacacaaactccttaagcAATAGGTAATatatccacttcttcaaggcttgaactatgacataaaaatcCTGattatacattgaatatctcctctaggcatcattcaatttctcactaaaataagctattgctctcacttcctgactcaagactgctcctattgttgttccacttgcatcacaatccacttgaaatactttattgaaatttggtaaagctaacataggttgctcagtcactttccatTTCAATAGCTCAAAACTATTGTTTGCTCCAGtgctccacttgaattccttccgatctcccctcatggtcttagtcatagggttacaaactgaactgaaatttctaatgaacttttggtagaaactagccaatccctgaaatgatcttacctctccaatgctttccggtgtaggccactcaacaattgtttttactttctcagggtccatcttcaaaccatcctcaaatatcacaaatcccaaatagactaactcatctttcatgaaagtacacttcttaagatttatcaacaacttttcttctctcaacctcgcaaaacttatctcaaatgcaacaaatgctcctcttttgtcttactgaaaatcagaatgtcatccaaatatacaataacaaacttacccaagaatttcttcaatacctcattcatcaacctcatgaaagtactcgacatattagttaacccaaaaggcaccactaatcattcatataatccttcatttgtcttgaatgttggcttccactcatctccttctttgatcttgatttgatgatatccactcttcaaatctatctttgtaaagtatttggttcTGCTCAAACAGtgcattatgtcatccatcctaggcaaaggaaaccgatatttcattgtgatcttgtttattgctctggaatcggtacacattctccactctccattattcttaggtgctaatattgctggtattgcacaagggctcaaactttctctgatcaaacctttcttcaacaactcctgcacttgtttatttagttcttcattctcttctgatgtcatctggtgtgcagctttgttaggcaaactagctccgggaaccaggtccatgcactgactgatacttctcacaagtggcaatccatcaggcacattatctaaaatgatgtcttcatattctgtcaggaaatcttttatctcttccggttgttcctcttcatgctctagattctcagtcttcctaggaactaaggcaaaacacacattctcatgtctcaatccatccaggaatttccttccatccaccatacatattctagcattcgtatagacttcactcttcaaaggttcctccaagggcaacaaggtttgcttcatcccattggccacaatagtgtacgtattcttcctcccatcatgtattgtatgtctatcaaactgccaaggtctacccaacaaaagatgacaaatatccataggcataatatcacacaagactcatcatgataattcccaattttcaatttcaccaaacattgctcacttactaacaacttatgttcatcctgattccatgctatctgataaggcttagggtatttcaatctttccaaattcaacttattcaccatctcttctgaaacaagattatctgaactaccactatcaataacaactttacaacacttaccatatACCTTACATccggtcttgaacaaattcttcctttgcaagggctcttcatctctcccggtatgacacaaagctctcctcatcatcaacagttctccatcttttggtttattatctgatctagtggggttttcttccaccattgttgctcttccagtgttctctgtcttcttacattggAAAGCACAATgtcctcctccacacttatagcaagttcctctaaacactctcctgtcttgtcttccaaaattctcattacaTTAGCCATTTGGTTCTttccttcggtagaaatttctatcatctttctggtatgaattaccttctttgttcacttctttgtccttgttctaatttgtacaggttcctctacctccggtatatcctcttcctccttgaaatcttccttcgaaAAACCTTTCACCTCTGCCTCTctacctctactcatgtcttttgtttagcttttcttatgccttcagggcatactagtaagcctcctcaacactttgtaatttgatcaaactgagttcatcttgtatagacacccacaatccattcaaatatcttgcaacttgttcaacttcatcatcaacatgtctggatctgatattcaacttgtaaattgcttcggtgtattccttcacactagattccttctatctcaaattcttcAACTTttagaacagattcacttgataattagctggcatgattttgatttcaacttagcaatcatccgatcccatgtcttgatcttctctttacctcttctctgtctatcaacttgcaaatgctcccaccaaagagatgcatgacctttcaactgggtacatgcatattttACCTTCCTTTTTTCTAcattgttttcaaaatcaaaatatttctccatctctaagatccaatccatcaattcgtccgaatccaactttccatcatattttggtggggtaaaatgaggtttagtattcaccctactcaaaaccctcaaaaccttcttcatccggatcaaccgccagtgggtttacttgttttgccagggcttcttctccttcatcttcacttacatcttcaatgtgtcgaactcttctctgggttgtctccacgacttctaaccgggatgctattcctcgcaacattttcagtacagtagggtttgcattcccacgtgctccaccattcctagttcctctttgcaccatctttATGCCAGTCCTCTACAACTACAAGTCggatccacagtctgccaccctacaacaaaattctcaggacacaCAATCTTCGGAATGAAAACTCATTTTGATACCACTGGAAGCAGTCACCAaataggagggacctcaaagagatcaatccggaccggtcagcaagagtaaacacaatggaaacacaaggacatgatggaggcaatgtagaatagatttaattttaacatgaaaattgattacaaccaatagATAACAACCatgttacagaaaccggctcacaagcctgctaaaacatgctcaaaatacagaacaggtcacaaccgggacctcaaatcttaagatctatcttctatgcttagtctaacttcttgattacattctaattctctattacaataatttatacgatccaaggggatccagttggcccaaaaagggatcaaaacctgaagaacaagacctaatgtgcaaaaccaacaaggtcgactTCCGCCAAAGAAATtactccgaaaaatccaaaggccGAAGAGTAGATCACAGGAAAAGgttgaccacacaccaaggaaaATCGGAATCAACgcttagggctccacaagctatggaaggggatccggtagatcaccaatgcaaataggtccaggcaactggtaacagaaAACTGTCTTGGATACTAATAGCGAtgacttgccggaaaatgatccaaatgctccacggtttgggaataaggatgatgatcaagtcttcaagtaaaatccaactccataggttccgaTGAGCCAAATCCGAGatacacaaaaagaaatgttgaaattgcaaataaAAAGCAAAACAcaaaggaaatattttggttgatgcaagattgctatgaaccggggatgctcctgcatcagatatgAGGTTGTAAATGATAGTGATGTGAGTAGTTAAATTGGCATTATGATGATATGGTTGCATGAAAATAGATCATTTGTGAAGAAAAGGGAGGGTTCAAATATGAATGGATGGGAGATGAAGAGGgttgaaaatgagacacttgtcctcaaagaggacaTGTGGCAATCCTCAAGATGTCACGTGGAATGAGATTCCACACTTGTTCTCAAAGAGGATAAGTGGCTAagcccaagatgacaagtgtccttgagaagggcaagtgtcatggagaggaatgacaagtgtccccaaggacacatgtctatttgggagaGAAACACCCAAATAAAAGGATTCCTCTCAAAATATTAAGAATATTGGGAATGTGCACACAAAAGTGATGGGGGAGGTTagaaaggatagggttggttagaaggGATAAGGTTGGTTAAAACCCAAGGTTACCTAGTGGGTTAGGTTTGGAGGAAAGGTTAGACGAGGGTTTAAATTAGGAGACGTGTGGggaaataggattaattaattaattctatattggcaaaggaagaaaaggacaaaagttaattaaataatcaaattatgcatttgatttatttaatagaagaaggggtcaaatttaatcaattaaatgatttaggattatcaaataattaattaaaaggggactatAGCGTAATTagtaaaattaattagctagaaggaggggacaataattaattaaataatgcgtaattatttaatttaaaggtgttcaggatagctaaattcaattaattagattaatcaaatttaggtgtctacaaatagatAAGTTTAatgcagaccttcaaggatgaaTATTCAGCTTCTTCTTGATATAATTGACTTTAGAACATCATCACATTGTACATATGATCTTCAAATGAAACTGAGCACAAGAATCATGCTTACTCATTTAGCATCATTGACATAATCACACATCAACTATAATAGACACTCTAGGAGTAAACCTAGATTAATAATAAATATGCATTGCAATGATAGCTACATCCACAAGTCGACctagaaataaatataatatatttgcaAGTTGGCCACATAATAGATCTTAAACTAAATGTATAATAGGCATGACCCTAAAGTCCACACGTTACACTAGGAGTGAGAACACTCTATGCGTTGCCTAACATAGACTCAATTGGCCTTAGTGAACATCCACACACTTCCTCTAGTTGGCACATGCTTTCCTTCtttaacacatcaatccaaaacatCAACATAGTTGGCCAACTAGCACAATGAACACTTTGTCACTCCTAACTTTCTGTTTGTTGAATATCACCCTCTAAAACTTGGGAATTTGATACTTCATATGTAGCCTTACTTTACTTCCGAACTGCAAGTTATACTCTCAATTACGACAGGATGCAAACCTGAACATCATGACAACATAATTGAGTGAAAATGTTGTTTCTGAGCAACAAACCTCAAAAATATGTTGTAGATACTTACAAAAAATAACACATGTGATAAACAACGAGAACTCCTAAAACTAGATCATAATGATAACATTAAGAGAGTTATTTAAACATACTTGAATTTGTCGTTTTGGATTTTAGATTCTCTAATATGGCATGACAGTAATTGCAATCTTCTAGatgccttgacatcaatgacaacatagattgcacctttgacatcaataacgaGTCTTTGCTCAACAATAACTACTCACAAACATTACACATTACTTGTTTAATGACCTTgctaaattttttttacaatacTATAAGTAAAAATAAACCTTACCCAACTATTAATACATGCTAATTGAATAAAATGCTTTCATATCGACATAAATCAACGtagattaattatttcaaatagtTAGGATTGTCATtagaataataaatatttttaattttgaaaattaaatgcAAAGAGGGTTTAAGATATTTGTCTTTAGAGACAACATGGATAAATTAATCTCATGTCATAGTAGGATTTGCTTGTCTCAAGATTGAAAAATGGATCCTCTATCTACACTTTATCTTATATTTAGGACACCTAATTAACTCTACTCTAGGTTGATCCAACAACTTTGGCTCATTTGCGCATGCATTACTTTGCATAGTGCACACTCTTGCTTTTTGATTCACCAATTTTTTTGCTCCATGTTGACTATCAAGGACTAATGACATTGAAATACTTTGGGGAGATCATTGGATTGTAAGGGAAATATTCTAATAGGTCCACTCCCTTGATTACATCAACTTTGTGGTCATAGAAATGAGTGAAGACAACAATTTTAATACTTAAGTTTCTTATAGTGCTCCAATATAAGTATTTCTATAATAATTATTCTTTGCAATGCATAGAGTTATGTGAGTGCTCACCAAATGACAAGTAAATGCACATTTAACACTTTTATATTCTATGACATAATAACAAATGATATGAAAGATGTACCAAGTTGACTCATGATAAGAATGAAATACACAAGAATTGACAAGATTTTAAATTTCAATGCTCAATCCCATGTCTCTATGATGTGAGAATGATTCACACAAAAATGATAATTTTGATATAGAAATGATATCTAAACATAATAAGTGTGATAAATCTTAATTACATGAAAAAAATATGTTAATACAAATAAGATATAatctaatatataaaaataaaatattggaaaAATGATATCTCCTATTTATcacttgatgagctaaaggggctctatgatgaatggttcataaggcacaacacttgctgaaggttttgcaaatggggttgcaagctgagtgggcttaaccttggaggaaactcatGGTTAAGCGTGCTcaagttggagtagtactgggatgggtgacctcccgagaagtcccaatgcttcacctaTGTGAGCATCACCTACATGTAATGAGTGCCAAGTGTAGCATTCATTCTTATGAGAGATGgtttcttgtgaaccactactcatgaatcgtgggtcaatgagtttgactaaaaAACTACACAGCTGAATCTTGATAGGAATATCACAATTCGACTTGATGTGgtaaaatatctcctacttatcacttGATGAGCTAAAAGGGCTCTATGATGAATGGTCCATCAAACACAACACTCGCTGAAGGTTTTGCAAACGAGGTTGCAAGCTGAGTGGGCTTAACCTTGAAAGAAACTCCATGATTAAGCACGCTCTAGTTGGAGTAGTGAGTCAAACTACACAATTCAATGCTGATAGCAATATCACAATGATAACATTTGTTAATTTCTAACTAGGCCATTCCATCAAAATGGGAATTGGCATGGGTATGCAAATCTCACCGTTAAAATTTCAAATTACTATTTTGTCCCTCATTTTAACCACAGTAAGATGGTGAGATATATAGTTGAAAGACGATTTAGAAGTCTCTCAGCAGAAAAAAATCCTGTTTGAATCGCAGTTTCCTCAATTCCGAAGAGACAGCTGAAGAAGAATCAATGGAGAGCAGCATGGATATGGCGACGAGAGATGGTGGACTGGTGTCCCGCATAGTAACGCGCCTTCACGATACGCATGATTTGCTCTCGGCATCCATGGTCTGCAAAGCCTGGAACGACGAGGTCACATGGAATGCACTCTACCTTACTGTTAGGTCACGTACATTACTTCCCTCACTAATTCTGCGctttaaaaatattacaaaatcaaACCTTACTCAGTGCTGTGATCAATTGGAAGACACGGATCTGCAGATGATCTCTGCATCTTTTAAAACCCTAATTACACTGCAGTTGGGGAATCGGGAGCAACCCCAGGAGCGAATTTCTAATATAGGTTTTATAGAATTTGTTAGAAGTTGTACCATGCTTGAACATGTTGTTCTTTCATCTCTGCCCAATTTGCTGGATTCGGGCATTGCGGAGTTGGCTAGGGTTTGTAAGAGGCTTCGGACCCTCAATCTCGAGAACTGCAAGAATTTGTCAGGAAATGCCCTAGCATCCCTTTCAGATTGCAAGAGTCTGCGTGAATTGAGTTTAAAGGGTAGTTTAGGGTTTACTCCATCATGCTTGTCGGAAACAGGACAGAATTGTCCAATGCTTGTGAAGATCTGTCTTGAGATTGATTTTATGGACATTAGTTTGGGCTTGAAGTCTCTGGCTCTGCATTGCATCCACCTTCAGGAATTGTCTTTAAAGTTTAGTCTTGGTGACTTGGGAGAATTATCACAGTTTTCTACTTTGATTTCGCTGCACATAGATACAGATCAGCCAATGTTTTTCGATGCTCTGATAGCAAACGTCGCTGCATCGAACAGGGGCCTCAAAGAATTTGTGTACAATAATTGGCATTGCCCTTTGAGTTATGCAGCTACAACGGGGCTTGTGCAGAATTGCAAGAGTCTTGAAAAACTTTGTTTGGTGGCATCAAGATTGACCGAGTCTGCATTGTTGTGTATAATGCAATGTAGGGCTCTAAAATGCCTTGCACTTCAATGTTTCGGCAGCGAAGGGCAAGGTCTGGCTGCTATTGGTCTTTGTGGGATGCAGTTAAAGGAATTCTCTCTTAGATTTGGAAGGGGGATCAGGGATGTGGAATTGGAGACTTTGATGATGCATTCCAACCAAGAGTTGGAACAAATCGATCTATATCACTGTCTAGGACCTTCCTCAAGGGGGTTCTCTACGATAGGTCTTTGCCCTAATCTGCAAAGTTTGGATCTGAGTTGGACAAATGTAGATGATTTAAGCTTGGCTACTATAGCAAATGGTGCAAAAATGCTTAGGCATTTGAGCCTGGTTAATTGTGAGGTTGTGAGTGATATGAAGGTATTGTCCAATTTCAGGGCATTGGAGCATCTGAATGTTGACCAATGCCCATTTGTTACTGATGAGGGGCTTGATTTTCTTGCTGCCAGGTGCAGCAAGCTGGCTTATCTAAGCTTAGCGTCAACAATGATAACAGATACTGGTCTATCGTACCTTACATCTTGCAGTTCATTACGGTCATTGAGAATTCCTTACTGCAGACATGTTCAAGGTCCTGGTCTGGTTATattagcgtcaaaatgcaattggATACAGAACCTGGTCATAAGTAA contains the following coding sequences:
- the LOC131052349 gene encoding EIN3-binding F-box protein 1, whose protein sequence is MESSMDMATRDGGLVSRIVTRLHDTHDLLSASMVCKAWNDEVTWNALYLTVRSRTLLPSLILRFKNITKSNLTQCCDQLEDTDLQMISASFKTLITLQLGNREQPQERISNIGFIEFVRSCTMLEHVVLSSLPNLLDSGIAELARVCKRLRTLNLENCKNLSGNALASLSDCKSLRELSLKGSLGFTPSCLSETGQNCPMLVKICLEIDFMDISLGLKSLALHCIHLQELSLKFSLGDLGELSQFSTLISLHIDTDQPMFFDALIANVAASNRGLKEFVYNNWHCPLSYAATTGLVQNCKSLEKLCLVASRLTESALLCIMQCRALKCLALQCFGSEGQGLAAIGLCGMQLKEFSLRFGRGIRDVELETLMMHSNQELEQIDLYHCLGPSSRGFSTIGLCPNLQSLDLSWTNVDDLSLATIANGAKMLRHLSLVNCEVVSDMKVLSNFRALEHLNVDQCPFVTDEGLDFLAARCSKLAYLSLASTMITDTGLSYLTSCSSLRSLRIPYCRHVQGPGLVILASKCNWIQNLVISNRFRNASVLEDLRKHCCMVHFEVDDMALIPFAFGRAADV